The genomic segment TGGCGGCGCACGCGAGCCGGGTGCGGATGGCTTGAGGGTTGTAAGGTTCGTGGGCTGGTCATCTTGATTGCGGTCTTGCCCCTCCCCCCAGCCCCCCTCCCCAGAGGGAAGGGGGGAGCAGCGCTGCGCTAGGCAAAGGTTGTTCCTCCACATTCCAGCGCCGCCTGTCTCGCCCCCGTGTCCCCCTTCACGCCATCCTGTCGCCCAAGTGAAAGGCCTCGGCGCGTCCGCGCCGGACGGCTCGTCTGCCTGGAAATCAGACTTGTCAGGTAGGGACGGTGAGATCGGCGGACACAGGGAAAAGAGGACTTTGGCAAGAGCAGCACTTGACCCCTCGGCCCTTATGGGACTCGTAGAGCCGCTTGCCGAGAGGGGTACCCGCGAAGCAACGGGGTGAGGGGGCGTGTGACCACCCCGCCCGCCCCTTTCCCGCTGACCCCTGGAAGCTGGCGGCTGGCCGCCCCTACCCTCACCCCTCCCGCAGCCAGGGCCACCGCGCCCGGTAGTCAGCCACCTTCGCCGCGTACAGGCCCGGTGTGTGGTTGTGGGGATTGGGCCGCAGCACCCCGGCGGCGAGGTCGGTCAGGCCGTAGGGGGCGTACAGCTCGCCCGAGGCGTCCACGCCCACGCAGGTGCATTCCACCAGAAACTGGGCGATGCCCTCGCGGGCGCTGCGGATGGGGGGGCGGGTCAGGCCGTGTTTTTCGGGGAACCACAGGTGGACGCGGGCCTGGTTGCGAACCTCCACCCGCGCGCCGAGGTCTCCGAAGAGGCCAGCGGCGCGGCGGATGACGGCGTCCTCGGCCTCGTAGCTGGCGTCGGCGTCCCAGTAGAAGAGGTCATAGTCGCGGATGCCTGCCGCCGGGGCCTGCCCGCCGCGCACGTTCCAGACAGTCTGAAAGAGCGCTCCTGCAACGAGGTGCGCCTGGGGTGCCCCCAGCTCGGGCAGGCGGTCCAGAATGGCCGCGTTTGCCGGGTTCAGGCGGATGGTCGCCAGGAACTCAGCGCTGTTCATGACCGGAGCTGGGCACGGGCGGCCTCCAGCAGCGCCGGGAAATGCTCTGCGCAACTCCAGCCCCGCTCCCAGCCCGGCCAGGAGTGGCCCAGGCGCAGCCTGGGCAGCAGGTGGGGCGGCACCTCCAGGCCCCGCGCCCCGGCGACCGCCCCCACCACGCAGGCCACCGTGTCGCTGTCGTCGCCGCGCAGGACGGCGGGTTCGACGCAGGCCAGCCACGAGTCGGCGCGGGCGTGCGCGACGGCGGCCTCCAGCGTGTCCAGCACGTACCCGCTCTGGGAGGTGACGTGCCCCGAGAGGCCCGAGCGCACGCGGGCGCGAACCTGCGAGCGGGCCGAGCGGTCGCCTGCCCGGAAGGCGTCGTGGGCGGGGCGGGTGTCCAAGCCGAGGAGCCCGGCGTCCAGCAGGGCGGCGCGGGCGTCGAGGCGGTCCATTCGCTCCAGCGCCGCCTCTGCCGCGTCCCGGTAGCCTCCTCCCGCGCTTAGCCCCTCCAGCCACGCCGTGAAGAAGACCGAGGCGTGGACACAGCGGGGGTCGGTGTGGGTCAGGGCCGTGACCGCCGCCGACTCGCGGTCGAGGGCCTCACCCCGGAAGCCCGCCAGCCATGCGGCGGCGATCCGCATCATGCCGCCGTTTCCGGCGCTCTGGTGCCCACTTTCGGTCCAGGCCCGCGCCCCGCCCTCCAGCCCCCCGGAGCCCACCCCACCCGAGCGCAGCGCCGCCCGCGTCAGCCCGCCCACGTCGGGGGGAGCGGCGCCCAGCCACTCGCGGAGGGCCGCGAGGACCCCGGCCAGCCCGCCGCCCCGCGCGTAGCCCAGTAGGGTGGCCGCCGTCATCTGGCTGTCGTCGGTGGCCTCGCCGGGTGCGAAGCCGAACACGCTGCCGGGCTGGTAGTCGGTAAAGGACTCGCCGTAGCGGGCCAGGATCGCCTCCGGGGTTTTGAACTCGGTGGCGGCCCCCAGCGCGTCGGCGGCGGTCAGGGAGAGGAGGGTGGGCAGCGCGGCGCCGGACATGCGGGCAGGGTAGCGGACGGGCAGGTCCGGCCCGGCCACAAGTCGGCCCCCGCCGGGCGGCGGGACACCGTACAGTGGCTCCATGCGGGCAAGGTACGGGTGGGTGCTGGCCGGAATCCTGGTCCTGACGGGCTGCGAGGAAGCGACGCGCAAGTACGACGAGGAGCGGGCGACCCGGCTGGCCCGCGACAACGCGCTGTACTACCGCGAGCGCTGCGTGGAGGCCATCGAGCGGTTCCGGGTTCAGCCCGGTCCGAACGAGGGCACGTTGCCCCGTGTGCTGGACGGGCAGAGCTGCGAAAGTCCCGTCCTGAACGAGTACGCCCTCTCCGCCGAGCAGGCCGCGACGGTCCAGCGCAGCGTGATCCGCCTCGACCCCACCCGTCTGAGCGCCTATACGATCGAGGTCGTGGGCAAGGACGGCGAGACCTACGACTACCGCGACCGGGGGACCGCCGAGGCTGCCGCCGAGCAGGCCGGAACCTTCGGCGACTCCTCGGCGGGCGGCACCCTTCCGGCCCCCGCCACCCCCGAGGACGGCGACGAGAACCGTCCCGAGGTCAGCGAGACCGATCAGGCGGAGTGATCGCCGCCCCTTCCTCCAGCCACGGAAAACCCCAGGGGTCGGCCGCGCACCGGGCGTCCACCCGCGCCGCGTCGTGCGTGCGGACCGGGAGCGGGAAGTCGTCTGGAGTCACGGTCACCTGGAAGAGGGGCCGCACGGGGACCGGGCTCACCCACTGCGGCTCGCGCACGGTCCCCAGCCCCGGCCACTCGTAGGGCGGCATGGGCTCGAAGCCCTGCGGGGGCAGCACGTACACGGCGCCGGGGGAGAGGAGCGAGCGTCCGTCTGTCACAGCCGGGCCATGTGGGGCAAGCGAGAGGAAGGAGCGCGTCGCGCTCCAGCCGTCTTCCTCCCGGACCTGCAACGCCATATTCACCATCCGCGCCACCCGCGAGCGGTCCCGCAGGGCGTACATCAGCGCCCACAGGCCGTCCGAGGTGGCGTACACGCCCGCCCGGTTGCTGAACCCGTCGGGGCTGAGGTCCACCGCCTGCCGCACCTCGAACTCGGGGATGCCCGGCTGGGGGGAGCCGTGCAGCAGAAAGCCCTGCGCGGCCAGCCAGTTCAGAAAGAGCCAACGGGGTGTGTCTGGCGGCAACAGGCCAGAGTCGCGGGCCTCCAGCGCCCGTCCAAAGGCCGCGAGGTCGGCGTCGGAAGGCTCTACAGGCGGAGCTTCGAGCATCCAGGGGCGCACGGGTCAGCCGCCTCCCGCCTGCTCCTCCAGCAGGTACGCGAGGCGGGTCTGTGCGTTCTCCTGGCTGCCGTACACGCTCCGCAGCAGCTCGCCGCCCGGCGCGAAGGCCAGCCAGTGCGGGGTGCCCTCCGTCTCCCACGCGCGGGCGAGGTCGCCGGACACGTCGAGCGCGACGGGGAATGGGAGACGGGCGAAGTCGCGGGCGAATTTCACCAGCGTGGGCACCACGTCCTCCCGGGGCAGGAGGCGGTGGCCCCGGCTGGTGTGCAGGGCCAGCAGGTGAACGCGGTCGCCGTGCTCCGCGTGCAGCCGCTTCAGAAAGGGAATCCCGCGTGACACGCACCCGGCGCACTCCAGGTTGAAGACCATCACCAGTCCGGGGCGCTCCCAGCGGGTCGGCGGCGGCAGCGGCTCGCCGTGCACGAAGTCTTCGGGCGCGGGCCAGGGCAGGGGGGAGGGAGACATGGGGGCAGCGTACCGCCGCCGCCGCGCCCCCGGCAGACAGGCCCCGCTCAGCGGAGTGCCCGGCCCGCTAGCCTCGGGGCCATGGTGACCGCCCCCACCCCGTCCGCCTTCTGGCCCCCCTTCTGGCGCGGGTTTCGTGCCCTGACGCCGCTGTGGCTGGGGCTGATTCCCTTCGCGGTCGCGTATGCGGTCACCGCGCGGGCGGCGGGGCTGAGCGTGCTCGACACCCAGCTCATGAGCCTGACCGTTTTCGCGGGGGCCTCGCAGTTCGCCGCAGCGGGGCTGTTCGCGGGCGGCGCCTCGGCGCTGGGGATCGTGGCGACGACCTTTCTGCTCAATGCCCGGCACGTCCTGTACGGCCTGAGCCTCGCCCGGCAGGTGCCCCTGAGCGGGGCGCAGCGCCTCGTGGCCGCGCAGTTCCTCACCGACGAGGCGTATGGGGTGGCGGTCGTGCATGGTCCGCGCGAGCCGGGTGGCCTGAGCTTCGCCTTCCTGCTGGGGGCCGAACTCAGCCTGTACCTGGTGTGGAACGCCGCAACGCTGGCGGGGGCGCTCGCGGGCGAGGTGCTGCCCGACCCGGAAGCGCTCGGCGTGGGCGTGATCTTCCCGCTCGCGTTCCTGGGGCTGCTGGTGCCGCTCCTCGTGGACCGGAGGGCCGTGCTCGTCGCCCTCGCCTCGGGGCTGGGGGCGTGGGGGCTGGCGCGGGTGTTGCCGGGTGGCCTCGTCGTGCTCGCCTCCGGGGTGGGCGGGGCGCTGCTGGGGGCGTGGCTGGTCACGCGCCGGGGGCAGGCGTGAGTCACCTCCTCGTGATCGCCCTGATGTGGCTGGTCACCTACCCGGCGCGGCTGCTGGGCCTCTCGCTGGGGGGGCTGCGGCTGCCGCCGTTCTGGCTGGCCTTCCTGCGCTTCGTGCCCGTCAGCGTGTTCGCCGCGCTGATCGTCCCCGACGTGCTGGGCAGCCCGGAGTGGCCCCGGCGCCTGCCCGCCGCGCTGGTGGGGGCGCTCCTGCTGTGGCGCACGCGTCACCTCGCGCTGGGCATTCTGGGGGGCTTCGCGGCGTACTGGCTGGTCCGGGTGGCGGGCCTGTAGAGGCGCCTCGACGCGCTATGCTGGCGGCGCATGACGGTCCAGGGCGGGGTCATCGACGGAAAGTACGAGGTCGTGCGGGAACTCTCGCGCGAGGGGCACGTCACCCTCAGCGAGGTTCGCGCGGGCGAGGGCGTCACCCGGCGCCTCGCGTGGTTCGACGTGACCTCGCCCGCCGCCCGGCAGGGCTTTCACGCCTACCGCGCCGCCCTGCGGGCCGTGAACCCGGCCGGCCTGACCGACGTGGTGGCCCGCCCCGGCGCCTATTACGCGGTGTGGCAACCTGTCCCCGGCACGCCCCTCTCGGAGGTCGCCGCGCAGCCCACCAAGCAGGAGGAGGTCGTGCAGGGGGTGCAGACCCTCGCGGCGGCGCTCGCCGCGCACGGCCACGCTCTGCCCGACGCCGACGTGGTCGTGGACGGCAAGGAGGTGCGGGTGGCCTACCTGCGCCCCGCCCCCGAAGGCCGCACCCCGGAAGAGGTGCAGCGCCTGAACGCGGCGGCGCTCGCGGCCCTGGGCGGCGGCCGGATCAAGCGCAAGCGGCAGCCGGGGGCGTGGCTCACCTTCGTGCCGGGCCTGCTGTTCCTGGGGGGAGCGGTCTATCTGGGCGCCCAGGCCGCGCAGGTCTACCTCAACCCCCCCGTGCGCGAGGTGGCCTCGGTGACCGGGCAGCCGGGGCAGCAGGCGGCCCGCACCCTGACCGACGCGGGCTTCCGGGTGGAGTACACCC from the Deinococcus sp. NW-56 genome contains:
- a CDS encoding nucleotidyltransferase family protein, giving the protein MNSAEFLATIRLNPANAAILDRLPELGAPQAHLVAGALFQTVWNVRGGQAPAAGIRDYDLFYWDADASYEAEDAVIRRAAGLFGDLGARVEVRNQARVHLWFPEKHGLTRPPIRSAREGIAQFLVECTCVGVDASGELYAPYGLTDLAAGVLRPNPHNHTPGLYAAKVADYRARWPWLREG
- a CDS encoding AzlC family ABC transporter permease; the encoded protein is MVTAPTPSAFWPPFWRGFRALTPLWLGLIPFAVAYAVTARAAGLSVLDTQLMSLTVFAGASQFAAAGLFAGGASALGIVATTFLLNARHVLYGLSLARQVPLSGAQRLVAAQFLTDEAYGVAVVHGPREPGGLSFAFLLGAELSLYLVWNAATLAGALAGEVLPDPEALGVGVIFPLAFLGLLVPLLVDRRAVLVALASGLGAWGLARVLPGGLVVLASGVGGALLGAWLVTRRGQA
- a CDS encoding TlpA family protein disulfide reductase produces the protein MSPSPLPWPAPEDFVHGEPLPPPTRWERPGLVMVFNLECAGCVSRGIPFLKRLHAEHGDRVHLLALHTSRGHRLLPREDVVPTLVKFARDFARLPFPVALDVSGDLARAWETEGTPHWLAFAPGGELLRSVYGSQENAQTRLAYLLEEQAGGG
- a CDS encoding ADP-ribosylglycohydrolase family protein — translated: MEPLYGVPPPGGGRLVAGPDLPVRYPARMSGAALPTLLSLTAADALGAATEFKTPEAILARYGESFTDYQPGSVFGFAPGEATDDSQMTAATLLGYARGGGLAGVLAALREWLGAAPPDVGGLTRAALRSGGVGSGGLEGGARAWTESGHQSAGNGGMMRIAAAWLAGFRGEALDRESAAVTALTHTDPRCVHASVFFTAWLEGLSAGGGYRDAAEAALERMDRLDARAALLDAGLLGLDTRPAHDAFRAGDRSARSQVRARVRSGLSGHVTSQSGYVLDTLEAAVAHARADSWLACVEPAVLRGDDSDTVACVVGAVAGARGLEVPPHLLPRLRLGHSWPGWERGWSCAEHFPALLEAARAQLRS
- a CDS encoding AzlD domain-containing protein → MSHLLVIALMWLVTYPARLLGLSLGGLRLPPFWLAFLRFVPVSVFAALIVPDVLGSPEWPRRLPAALVGALLLWRTRHLALGILGGFAAYWLVRVAGL